In Candidatus Hydrogenedentota bacterium, a genomic segment contains:
- a CDS encoding RNA-binding protein, whose protein sequence is STTDASLRQAFEQYGAVDSAKVVIDRATNRSRGFGFVEMSDDSEGRAAIDALNGSDLDGRSLRVNEARPREENRRPMRREYR, encoded by the coding sequence CTCCACCACAGACGCCTCGTTGCGTCAGGCTTTCGAACAGTATGGCGCCGTGGACTCGGCGAAAGTGGTAATCGACCGCGCAACGAACCGTTCGCGCGGGTTCGGCTTCGTCGAAATGTCGGATGACAGTGAAGGCCGGGCCGCCATCGATGCGCTTAATGGCAGCGACCTGGATGGGCGCAGCCTTCGCGTTAACGAAGCGCGGCCCCGCGAAGAGAACCGGCGCCCGATGAGACGCGAGTACCGCTAG